The nucleotide window CTCTAGATAGTGAAGACAACCAGGTTGTTAAATTATTAACTATCGATGAATCTTTTACTCCACAAAGTTTCACCTATAAATCTAAAGATACTATCAAGGTAAAATATACCTTACCTAACAGCTGTCACTCTTTTTTTAGTTTATACTATCAAAGTGATGGGAATGCAAGAATTATTGCAATTAGAGCTTTAGAAAAGCTAAATGCAAATTGTTCACAGCAAACTATCTCTAAAGAATTAAAAATACCAATCCAAATTCAACAAAAAGAAGATTATATTTTTAAATTCTGGAAAGGTAAAGACAATAATGGTAATGATATTTTCGAAGAAAAAACAATACCTGTTAATTAGATATTAAACTTTTACAATAGCTGTATCGTCTAATAACGGTTTATTACAAAAACGAAGTATTAGTTGGGCAACTGCAATAGTATCACGTTCACAATACTCAACAATTCGTTTTAAATTTTTCTCTTTATAATACACATTAGCAACTTCACTTCCGTCAATATCTTCTTTTGGTGAAGGTATTCCTAAAATATGTGTTAATAGTTTTAAAGAGGTATAGTGTTTGTAGTCACCAAATTTCCATAATTCCAGTGTGTCAATATGGTTAACTTCCCATGGTTTTTTTCCAAATAAGTTAAGCATATCTGGTAATGGAATTTGGTGCACAACCATTCGTCTAGCGATATATGGAAAATCAAATTCTTTTCCATTATGAGCACACAAAAGATGTTTTTTTAAGTTAAAATGCTTATCTAATAATTTTTTAAAATCTTTCAACAGTATAGTTTCATCATCTCCATAAAATGAAGTAACTCTTAGTTGGTTTTTATTATTTTTAATAATAAAGTACCCAACTGAAATGCAAATTATTTTACCAAATTCTGCCCATATACCTGCTTTATCATAAAAATCTTCAGGAGAAAACTCTTCCTTTCGTTGATACTTCGTTTTTAAAGCATATAATTCTTGTTCGTTTTCAGATACTTGATTCCACCCTTCATATTGAGGTACTGTTTCAATATCTAAAAATAATACATTTTGTAACGCTAACTTATTTAACATAACCTCCTTTTTAATATTATTAAAGAGTTTGGGTTGAATAACTTAAAATTATGTTTACATTTTACAGTAAACATTCTTAGTGTGGTGATGCATTTCATAAAATCAATTTTTTTAAATATACAAAAATTGACTTTAATTCATTATTCTATATTTAAAAGTAGAAACAACACAATATCCAAGCAATAAAAATGGTAAGTTTCTGATTTTTAACTAGTAACTTTTTCTAAAGTTTATAAAACATTAAATCAATGTTAAGTTAACTAGGAGTATGGACAATTTGTTATTTTATCGTTACTTTTGGGTATTACTACTTAAAAATTAATGTATGAATACTAGCGATATTAAGATTTTATTAGTTGATGATGAACCAGATATTTTAGAAATAGTTGGTTATAACTTAAAATCTGAAGGATATCAAGTTTTTACCGCAAACAATGGTGCTGAAGCAGTTAAAACGGCAAAAAAAGTAAATCCCCATCTAATATTATTAGATATTATGATGCCTGAAATGGATGGTATAGAAGCCTGTGAAAAAATTAGAAATATAAAATCTCTTGAAAACGTTATTATCTCCTTTTTAACCGCTAGAGGTGAAGATTATTCTCAAGTTGCTGGTTTTGATGCTGGTGCTGATGATTATATTACAAAACCAGTAAAACCAAAGGTGTTGGTTAGTAAGGTAAAGTCTTTACTTCGTCGTTTAAAAACAGAAGAAAAAGCTGATTCAACTACTAAAATTGGAGATATTGTTATTAACAGAGATGAATATGTTGTTTTTAAAGGTGATGTTAAAATTTCATTACCAAGAAAAGAATTTGAACTATTCTCTTTATTAACTTCAAAACCTGGAAAAGTATTCAAAAGAGAAGTTATTTTAGATAGCGTTTGGGGAAATGAGGTTGTTGTAGGTGGAAGAACAATTGATGTTCATATTAGAAAACTACGTGAAAAAATTGGTGATGATTATTTTAAAACTGTAAAAGGTGTTGGTTATAAATTTGTTTTAGAAGAACTAGATAACTAATAAAATCATATAAAAATATTTATGTAGATTGCTGAAAAGCAATCTACTTTTATTTATACTAAAAATGAAAATAAAAAAAACATATAAATACGCCCTTTGGTCAGCGCTATATTTAACTCTACTCTCAATAATTTTTGCTGCGCTTTCTTATCTTTTATTTTATAATTTCATAGGTGGTATTACCATTATTATTTTTGGAATTCTTTTTTTTATAATCTCTTTTTTTATCATTCAATATAGAACAGAGCATTTTATATATCAAAGAATAAAAAAATTATATGAAGATATTTCTGTATTAGATATTAATGATTTAAAACGAAAAAAAGTTACAACAGATATCGAAGCTTTAACAAAAACTGTACAAGAATATGTTGAAGGAAAAAGTGAAGAAATTGCTCATTTAACACAAAGAGATTCTTTTAGAAGAGATTTTTTAGGAAATGTAGCTCATGAATTAAAGACACCTCTTTTTACCGTTCAGGGATATATTTTAACCTTAATAGAAGGTGCTGCTGATGATCAAGAGATTAGAACAAAATACCTAGAAAGAGCTAATAAAGGAGTAGAAAGATTAACCTCTATTATTAAAGATTTAGATATGATTGCTAAGCTTGAAACTGAGGGAATGAAAATGAATATTGAGCCTTTTAATATTTTAGAATTAATACAAAACGTTTTTGATTTGTTTGAAATGAAAGCAAAAAAACGTAACATTAAACTAAAGTTTGATAAACTATATGAGTTTCCATTTTTTGTAAAAGGTGATGTTGAACGTATTGAACAAGTGTTAATTAATTTAGTAGTTAACTCTATTAAATATGGTAAAGTAGGTGGAGTAACAACAGTTAGTATAGAAAGTTATAATCCAAACAAGTTTATTATAAAAGTTATTGACGACGGTGAAGGAATTAAGCAAGAACATTTATCACGTTTATTTGAACGTTTTTATAGAGTTGATCAAAGCCGTTCTAGAGAACAAGGTGGCTCAGGTTTAGGGTTATCAATTGTTAAACATATAATTGAAGCACATGGTGAAACTATACTTTTAAAAAGTAATTATGGTGAAGGCTCAGAGTTTTCTTTTACTTTAGAAAAAGCAATGTGATCTTTAAAACCAAAAACCTAAGTTAAATAACCAATATTTTTCTTTATGATCTGGAGACCAAGAATACTTGATTTCTACAGGTCCTAAAAGCGTTTCTACACTATAACCTAAAGCGTAACCAGATTTTGTGTTTTTAAATAGCTTACCGTCAGCAAAAATATCATTTTCAACACGTGCATAATTTGCTATAAATGTTGCGTATTGTTTATCAAAAACACTGTATCTAAAATTAAATTCTGATTTTAAAAAAGATTGATTACTTAGAGCACCTATTTCATAACCGTAAAAAGATTTAAAATTATTAATATAATTTTTATTGTATCCCCCTAAGTTAAAATCAAATATTCCTGAAGCTACGTTTCCTAATGTATATCCAGCTTCTGATGTATATTGAAAAGTAAGCTTGTCGTAAAAAGTTTTTGCAAAACCTAAAGTTCCTGACAACTGTGAAAACTGACTATATTTATTTGTTAATACAATCTCTTTTTGATTAATATTTTCATTTCTATCAGACCAAATAAACCATTTAAAATCTACATCAGCATAAAATCCACTTGTTGGGAACATTTTTTTATTATAAGTGTCTAACTTTAAAAATGTAAAAGCATTTACATAATTACTATTATCAAAAACAGTTTCTTTATCATTCGTTAAAATTGTTTCTGAAGTTATTTTAATTTTTTTGTTCTCTAATCCAATACCAAAAGCAAACTTTTTATCAACTGTAGTTTGTAAATGAACAGCGTTTGTAAAATCTATATATCTAATGTTAATTCTATTAATAACAGCATCATTAAATAGAAAAGCTCCTCTAAAAGAATTGTATCTTGAAGAAAAACCATAACTAGGCAATAACCCATTATCTATAAAATAATTTAAATTATAACGAATTCTATCACCAATTCCTACATCAAAAGAAAACTCATCATTTTGCTTTAATAATTTTTTATGACTATAATTTAATAAAACTGCCGATTTGTACAACAAATCATAATGCAACCCAAAACGTAAAAAAGATTTAATATTATCTTCTTTAACTTTAAGTTCTAACTTTTTTCCTTTAAATGATTTTTCAAAATGATAATCTATTCTTTCAAAGTTTTTAGTAGCTGTTAATGAGCTAATTTTTTTTGAAATATCATTATATGAAACACTATCACCTTCTTTTAACTGTAGCTTTCCTAAAATATAGTTATTTGTATAATTTTTATTCCCTTTAATAATTATTCTATCAACTAATATTTTATCGTTAGAAAATTTTAATTGAGGTCTTCTTTTCTTTGCTTTTTGCAATTTAGCAATGCTATCAAAAACAACTTTATAAGGTTTTGCTACACGAATTCCCTCTGTTAAAATTTCTTGCTTTTTATCAAAAGAAATAACACTGTATTCTAAAATATTAGGTTTTAAACAAATATCTAACAATTTTACCTGCTCATCAGCTTTTTCATACATCTGAAAATTAATGATTTGTAATAAAATAGAAGCTACCGACTCTAATTCTTTTCTCTTTAATAATTCACCTTGAACATTCACTCCAATAATAAGGTCCATGTTTTTAGTTTTCATAATATCAACAGGGAAATTATTTACAACACCACCATCAACTAATAATTTACCATCAATATCTACCGGATTTAATAACGAAGGAAAAGCTCCGCTTGCTCTAAGAGCTAGGGGCAAAGATCCTTTTTCAAGAATAACTTCTTTACCAGTTTCAATATTTGTTGCAATACAATAAAACGGAATTGGTAGTTTTGAAAAATCATTGACATTATCAACAGGAGCTAATAATTCAGTTAAAAAATTAAGTACATTTTGTCCTTTTGATAATCCTAAAGGCAATCCAACTCCTCCTTTTTTTATAGGTAGTGAAATAGCATACTTTTCACCATGTTGTTTCATAAAAAATGGTTTGTTATTTCTACTTACTTTATCTTGAAGTAACGACATAAAATCTGCCCCTTCAATAATTTTTTCAATTTGATTTGCAGAATAACCAGCCGAATATAACCCACCAATAATTGCTCCCATACTAGTACCTCCAACATAGTCAACTTGTACTCCTGCCTTTTCTAGTTGTTTAAGTACACCAACATGGGCAAACCCTTTTGCTCCACCTCCACTTAAAACTAATCCGATTTTTGGTTGCTCTTGAGCAAATAAAAAAGTTGGAATAAGTAATAAAAAAAGTATTTTTCTCATAGTTATTTTTTATGATAATACTGGTAAATTTTTTGAGCTCTAGACAAGCCAACCACTTCTTTTAATTCATCTAAATTAGCGCTTTTAACTCTTTTTGCTGATTTAAATGTACGTAATAAATTAGTAATGGTTTGTTTACCAATATCTGGTATTTCTTCTAATTCTGATTGTATAGCACTTTTACTTCGCTTGTTACGATGAAAAGTAATTCCAAAACGGTGTGCTTCGTTTCGTAAGTATTGAATAATTTTAAGAGATTCTGATTTTTTATCTAAATACAAAGGAACACTATCACCTGGATAATAGATTTCTTCTAAACGTTTAGCAATACCAATAATAGCTATTTTTCCTCTTAACCCTAAAATATCTAAACTCTTTAAAGCAGATGATAACTGTCCTTTTCCACCATCAATTACTATTAACTGTGGTAATGATTTTTCTTCTTCTAATAAACGTTTATATCTTCGGTATACTACTTCTTCCATTGAAGCAAAATCATCAGGTCCTTCAACCGTTTTTATATTAAAGTGACGGTACTCTTTTTTGCTAGGCTTTCCATCTTTAAACACAACGCAAGCAGCAACCGGATGAGTTCCTTGAATATTTGAATTATCAAAACATTCAATATGTCTTGGCTCTTCATGTAATCGTAAATCTTTTTGCATTTGTCCCATAATACGTTTTACATGACGCTCAGGATCTACAATTTTAATTTGTTTAAACTGTTCTTGACGGTAATATTTTGCATTTCTTTCTGATAACTCAACTATCCGTTTTTTATCACCTAACTTAGGAACTGTAACTTTTATATGCTCTCCTAGATTCACTTTAAAAGGCACATATATTTCCCTTGATAATGAATTAAATCGTTGGCGAGTTTCAATAATAAATAACTCCAGTAATTCTTTATCTGTTTCATCTAACTTCTTCTTTATTTCTGTGGTATACGACTGCACTATAGCACCGTTCATAACCTTAAAAAAGTTAGCATAACCATGAGTTTCATCAGAAATAATAGAAAATATATCTACATTATTAATCGATGGATTAACGATTGTAGATTTTGCTTGGTAATTTTGTAAAGAATCTAATTTTTCTTTAATTTTTTGAGCTTCTTCAAATTTCATGTCAGTTGCAAAATCAAGCATTATTTGATGAAATTGTTCTAAACTTTCTTTAAAATTACCTTTAATAATATCTCTAATTGCTTTAATATCTCGCAAATAGTTTTCTTCAGTTTGTAGCCCCTCACAAGGTCCTTTACAGTTTCCTAAATGATATTCTAAACAAACTTTATATTTATCTGCATTAATTTTAGTTTCATGCAAATCATAATTACACGTTCGAAGCGGATATAACTCTTTAATTAAGTCTAATAAAGCATATACGGTTTTAACATTTGTATAGGGTCCAAAATATTCAGATCCATCTTTAATTACCCTACGAGTAGAAAATATTCGTGGAAAACGCTCTTTTTTAATACAAATCCATGGATATGATTTATCATCTTTTAATAAAATATTATATCGAGGTTTGTATTTTTTAATTAGGTTATTTTCTAAAAGTAACGCATCAGTTTCCGTATCAACTACAACATGTTCAATTCGTACAATTTTCTTTACTAAAATTCGTGTTTTTCCATTGTCGTGATTCTTAGTAAAATAAGATGATACTCGCTTCTTTAAATTTTTAGCTTTACCCACGTATATAATAACATCATCCTTATCAAAATACTGATATACTCCGGGTGAATCTGGTAGTGTTTTAACTTGTAATTCTAAAGCTGTAGGCATACAACGAAAATACAATTTTATAAAAAGAAATTAACTGTAATAACGTACATTTATCCATATTTATTTTTAGATGCAAAAACCATTACATTTTTATAAAAAACAACTTGTTGAGTTAGAAGAAAGCTACACAACAATTACAAAAAAAATTATTACTGTTCGTGTTTTACGTTTTGTAATTTTTTTATCTACAACAATAAGTATTTACTTTACTTTTCAACTTTCTAAGATTCCTTTAATACTAGGTATAGTAGGATTACTTCTTTTTGCTTTTTTAGTATTAAAACATGAAAAACTAAAAGACAACCGAAAAATTATTACTGCAAAAAAAGCAATTAACACTACTGAAATTAATGTGTTAAACAGGCGCTATTTTGATTTAGATACTGGTGAAGAATTTATAAATCCATCACACTTTTTTAGTAACGATATTGATTTATTCGGAATAGGTTCTTTTTTTCAATATATAAACAGAACTGTAACCAATGATGGAAAAAAGCAACTTGCTTTAACATTGGTAAGTAATGTTATTACAGGCATTAAAGAAAAACAACTTGCTTTACAAGAATTAGCCTCAAAAATTAAGTGGCGTCAGCATTTTTCTGCGTTAGAAACTGCTGTTTCTTCTAAAAAAGAAACAGCAGAAATTACTAATTGGATTACAAATTACACCTCAAAATTACCTCCCTTTTTAGCTATATTTTCTAAAGTTTTCTCTACCATCTCAATACTACTTATTGGTTTATTTAGTTTCAAAATAATTACATTTTCAATAGTATTAACATGGTTTTTTATTGGTTTAGCAATTACTGGATATACTATAAAAAAAATACAAAAACTATATACTGAAGCCGGTAATGCTAAAGATATCTTTAAACAATATCATCTTTTACTAGAACAAATAGAAAATGAAAATTTTACTTCTAGCATCTTAAAACATAAACAACAAGATATTACTTCAGAAAATAAAAAAGCATCAGCAATTTTTAAAGAATTTTCTAAAATATTGGATGCTTTTGACCAAAGAAACAACATCATTATAGCTGTAGTTGGTAACGGGTTGTTTTTATGGGACATTTTAAATGCTGTTAAAACTGAGCGTTGGATTAATCAATACAAAAACACTGTTGATAAATGGTTTAAAACTGTTAGCTTTTTTGATGCTCAAAACTCACTTGCTAACTTTGTTTATAATCAACCTTCATATGTTTTTCCTATTATTCAGGAAAAAGAAACAACTATTCAAGCAAAAAACTTAGGGCATCCTTTATTAAATCCATCAAAAAGAATAGATAATAATTTTACTATTAATAACGAGCAATTTTTTATTATTACTGGAGCAAATATGGCCGGGAAAAGTACATTTTTACGTACCGTTTCTTTATCAATAGTTATGGCCAATTGTGGATTACCTGTATGCGCTGAAGGTTACAATTACAAACCTATAAAGTTAATAACCAGTATGCGAACATCTGATTCATTAACAGATGATGAATCTTATTTTTATTCAGAGTTAAAACGTTTAAAATTTATTGTTGATGAAATAAAAACTGATACTTATTTTATAATACTAGATGAAATTTTAAAAGGTACCAATAGTAAAGATAAGGCTATTGGTTCAAAAAAGTTT belongs to Tenacibaculum sp. MAR_2010_89 and includes:
- a CDS encoding response regulator transcription factor; this translates as MNTSDIKILLVDDEPDILEIVGYNLKSEGYQVFTANNGAEAVKTAKKVNPHLILLDIMMPEMDGIEACEKIRNIKSLENVIISFLTARGEDYSQVAGFDAGADDYITKPVKPKVLVSKVKSLLRRLKTEEKADSTTKIGDIVINRDEYVVFKGDVKISLPRKEFELFSLLTSKPGKVFKREVILDSVWGNEVVVGGRTIDVHIRKLREKIGDDYFKTVKGVGYKFVLEELDN
- a CDS encoding patatin-like phospholipase family protein; the protein is MRKILFLLLIPTFLFAQEQPKIGLVLSGGGAKGFAHVGVLKQLEKAGVQVDYVGGTSMGAIIGGLYSAGYSANQIEKIIEGADFMSLLQDKVSRNNKPFFMKQHGEKYAISLPIKKGGVGLPLGLSKGQNVLNFLTELLAPVDNVNDFSKLPIPFYCIATNIETGKEVILEKGSLPLALRASGAFPSLLNPVDIDGKLLVDGGVVNNFPVDIMKTKNMDLIIGVNVQGELLKRKELESVASILLQIINFQMYEKADEQVKLLDICLKPNILEYSVISFDKKQEILTEGIRVAKPYKVVFDSIAKLQKAKKRRPQLKFSNDKILVDRIIIKGNKNYTNNYILGKLQLKEGDSVSYNDISKKISSLTATKNFERIDYHFEKSFKGKKLELKVKEDNIKSFLRFGLHYDLLYKSAVLLNYSHKKLLKQNDEFSFDVGIGDRIRYNLNYFIDNGLLPSYGFSSRYNSFRGAFLFNDAVINRINIRYIDFTNAVHLQTTVDKKFAFGIGLENKKIKITSETILTNDKETVFDNSNYVNAFTFLKLDTYNKKMFPTSGFYADVDFKWFIWSDRNENINQKEIVLTNKYSQFSQLSGTLGFAKTFYDKLTFQYTSEAGYTLGNVASGIFDFNLGGYNKNYINNFKSFYGYEIGALSNQSFLKSEFNFRYSVFDKQYATFIANYARVENDIFADGKLFKNTKSGYALGYSVETLLGPVEIKYSWSPDHKEKYWLFNLGFWF
- the uvrC gene encoding excinuclease ABC subunit UvrC → MPTALELQVKTLPDSPGVYQYFDKDDVIIYVGKAKNLKKRVSSYFTKNHDNGKTRILVKKIVRIEHVVVDTETDALLLENNLIKKYKPRYNILLKDDKSYPWICIKKERFPRIFSTRRVIKDGSEYFGPYTNVKTVYALLDLIKELYPLRTCNYDLHETKINADKYKVCLEYHLGNCKGPCEGLQTEENYLRDIKAIRDIIKGNFKESLEQFHQIMLDFATDMKFEEAQKIKEKLDSLQNYQAKSTIVNPSINNVDIFSIISDETHGYANFFKVMNGAIVQSYTTEIKKKLDETDKELLELFIIETRQRFNSLSREIYVPFKVNLGEHIKVTVPKLGDKKRIVELSERNAKYYRQEQFKQIKIVDPERHVKRIMGQMQKDLRLHEEPRHIECFDNSNIQGTHPVAACVVFKDGKPSKKEYRHFNIKTVEGPDDFASMEEVVYRRYKRLLEEEKSLPQLIVIDGGKGQLSSALKSLDILGLRGKIAIIGIAKRLEEIYYPGDSVPLYLDKKSESLKIIQYLRNEAHRFGITFHRNKRSKSAIQSELEEIPDIGKQTITNLLRTFKSAKRVKSANLDELKEVVGLSRAQKIYQYYHKK
- a CDS encoding cell wall metabolism sensor histidine kinase WalK; this encodes MKIKKTYKYALWSALYLTLLSIIFAALSYLLFYNFIGGITIIIFGILFFIISFFIIQYRTEHFIYQRIKKLYEDISVLDINDLKRKKVTTDIEALTKTVQEYVEGKSEEIAHLTQRDSFRRDFLGNVAHELKTPLFTVQGYILTLIEGAADDQEIRTKYLERANKGVERLTSIIKDLDMIAKLETEGMKMNIEPFNILELIQNVFDLFEMKAKKRNIKLKFDKLYEFPFFVKGDVERIEQVLINLVVNSIKYGKVGGVTTVSIESYNPNKFIIKVIDDGEGIKQEHLSRLFERFYRVDQSRSREQGGSGLGLSIVKHIIEAHGETILLKSNYGEGSEFSFTLEKAM
- a CDS encoding 3'-5' exonuclease, with the protein product MLNKLALQNVLFLDIETVPQYEGWNQVSENEQELYALKTKYQRKEEFSPEDFYDKAGIWAEFGKIICISVGYFIIKNNKNQLRVTSFYGDDETILLKDFKKLLDKHFNLKKHLLCAHNGKEFDFPYIARRMVVHQIPLPDMLNLFGKKPWEVNHIDTLELWKFGDYKHYTSLKLLTHILGIPSPKEDIDGSEVANVYYKEKNLKRIVEYCERDTIAVAQLILRFCNKPLLDDTAIVKV
- a CDS encoding DNA mismatch repair protein MutS, which translates into the protein MQKPLHFYKKQLVELEESYTTITKKIITVRVLRFVIFLSTTISIYFTFQLSKIPLILGIVGLLLFAFLVLKHEKLKDNRKIITAKKAINTTEINVLNRRYFDLDTGEEFINPSHFFSNDIDLFGIGSFFQYINRTVTNDGKKQLALTLVSNVITGIKEKQLALQELASKIKWRQHFSALETAVSSKKETAEITNWITNYTSKLPPFLAIFSKVFSTISILLIGLFSFKIITFSIVLTWFFIGLAITGYTIKKIQKLYTEAGNAKDIFKQYHLLLEQIENENFTSSILKHKQQDITSENKKASAIFKEFSKILDAFDQRNNIIIAVVGNGLFLWDILNAVKTERWINQYKNTVDKWFKTVSFFDAQNSLANFVYNQPSYVFPIIQEKETTIQAKNLGHPLLNPSKRIDNNFTINNEQFFIITGANMAGKSTFLRTVSLSIVMANCGLPVCAEGYNYKPIKLITSMRTSDSLTDDESYFYSELKRLKFIVDEIKTDTYFIILDEILKGTNSKDKAIGSKKFVEKLNGSKSTGIIATHDVSLCELANEHSQIANYYFDAEIVNNELYFDYEMKNGICKNMNASFLLQKMEIV